The Strix uralensis isolate ZFMK-TIS-50842 chromosome 13, bStrUra1, whole genome shotgun sequence genome window below encodes:
- the LOC141949119 gene encoding LOW QUALITY PROTEIN: E3 ubiquitin-protein ligase PHF7-like (The sequence of the model RefSeq protein was modified relative to this genomic sequence to represent the inferred CDS: inserted 4 bases in 2 codons), which yields MAMFFASELSYWQDEESGVLGFDLEYVRRTVVRAAQKQCFVCGESGAAITCCQEGCDRSFHLPCAAEGECITQYFSPYRSFCREHRPEQEVEAAPENTTNCLICLESVEDRKSYHTMVCPTCKHAWFHRRCIQVGXPFPHPQGTAGPGQNQGXSLLLLLFVLQGQARYAGISSFSCPLCRDRRDFILNMLTMGIRMPFRLPSQDNEPPDEALIQRHSRCDARECLCPGGREQAEERGPWELLLCSSCAAEGTHRRCSNLGTSSTSWECESCAGQGTDSSDSSELAGSGTGLADDSPAREGSSSSSSPGPDHRQRHSRVQRRAQTPYSRPRSRRERSCAPAPAPESGSSSSRHGPVRMRDRSRVERRAQNPYSRPGRRRGSSHAPSPHAGPDPPPPTQ from the exons atggccatg ttttttgccagtgagctttcTTACTGGCAAGACGAGGAATCAGGGGTGCTGGGATTTGACCTTGAGTACGTTCGCCGCACAGTCGTGCGGGCAGCGCAGAAG caatGCTTCGTCTGCGGTGAGAGCGGGGCCGCCATCacctgctgccaggagggctgCGACCGCAGCTTCCATCTCCCCTGTGCCGCGGAGGGTGAATGCATCACCCAGTACTTTTCTCCATACAG gtccttctgcagggagcaccgcccagagcaggaggtggaggcagcTCCAGAGAACACCACCAACTGCCTCATCTGCCTGGAGtctgtggaggacagaaagtcctaccACACCATGGTGTGCCCCACCTGCAAACACGCCTGGTTCCACCGGCGCTGCATCCAGGTAGG GCCGTTCCCTCACCCCCAGGGCACGGCAGGACCTGGGCAGAACCAGGG CTCACTCCTGCTCCTTTTGTTtgtgctgcagggccaggctcgGTACGCTGGCATTAGTTCCTTCAGCTGCCCCCTCTGCAGGGACAGGCGTGACTTTATCTTGAACATGCTCACCATGGGCATCCGAATGCCCTTCAG attgCCATCACAGGACAACGAGCCTCCAGATGAAGCATTAATCCAGAGGCACAGCCGCTGCGACGCCCGCGAGTGCCTTTGTcctggaggcagggagcaggcagaggaacgGGG gccctgggaactgctcctgtgcagctcctgcgctgCCGAGGGCACCCACCGGCGCTGCTCCAACTTGgggaccagcagcaccagctgggagtgcgagagctgtgctggccagggcaccg actccagtgacagctcagagctcgctggctctggcactgggCTGGCTGACGACTCCCCAGcgcgtgagggcagcagcagctccagctcaccTGGGCCCGACCACAGGCAACGCCATTCCCGGgtgcaacgtcgggcccagacgccctacagccggcccaggaGCCGACGGGAGAGGAGCTGCGCACCAGCACcag caCCCGAGagtggcagcagctccagccgCCATGGGCCTGTGCGGATGAGGGACCGCTCCCGCGTGGAACGTCGGGCCCAAAACCCTTACAGCCGGCCCGGACGCAGACGCGGGAGCAGCCATGCGCCGTCCCCTCAtgctggccctgatccccctCCACCAACGCAGTGA